The Chitinivibrionia bacterium genome has a window encoding:
- the ftsE gene encoding cell division ATP-binding protein FtsE — translation MIEFTHATKKYEDQTEALSDLSLFIDKGEFVFLTGQSGAGKTTMLKLIYREEIPTSGTVNICGMQTQSTMPMSKLRKTTPLLRRKIGIVFQDMRLLQSYSVFDNIAFAARVVGGSEQNIKKRVFNSLAVVGLAHKSCNFPPQLSGGEQQRVAIARAIVNEPLILIADEPTGNLDRVISDEIFSLLQEINNWGTTILMTTHDLSFVEKTSYREIVLSKGKVIKGKITKGKPSKFKYL, via the coding sequence ATGATAGAATTTACGCACGCCACAAAAAAATACGAAGACCAAACAGAGGCGCTTTCGGACTTGTCGCTTTTTATTGACAAAGGCGAATTTGTCTTTTTAACAGGGCAAAGCGGCGCAGGAAAAACAACAATGCTGAAACTGATTTACCGCGAAGAAATACCCACAAGCGGCACCGTAAATATATGCGGAATGCAAACTCAATCCACAATGCCGATGAGCAAACTGCGAAAAACCACCCCACTGCTTCGACGAAAAATCGGAATTGTATTTCAGGATATGCGGCTTTTGCAATCGTATTCGGTTTTCGATAATATCGCCTTTGCCGCTCGTGTAGTCGGCGGAAGCGAGCAAAACATAAAAAAGCGGGTTTTCAATTCGCTTGCGGTAGTCGGACTTGCTCATAAAAGTTGTAATTTCCCTCCCCAGCTTTCGGGCGGAGAGCAACAGCGTGTAGCAATAGCAAGAGCAATAGTAAACGAACCGCTGATACTGATTGCCGACGAGCCGACAGGAAACTTAGACCGCGTAATTTCAGACGAAATATTTTCGCTTCTTCAGGAAATAAACAATTGGGGAACAACAATCCTGATGACCACGCACGATTTGTCATTTGTAGAAAAAACCTCTTATCGCGAAATAGTTTTGAGTAAAGGTAAGGTTATTAAAGGCAAAATTACCAAGGGAAAGCCAAGTAAATTTAAATACTTGTAG
- a CDS encoding T9SS type A sorting domain-containing protein codes for MIKNITILLFCAVLSFASNVPLNILNFARTNGAFDVVKQNDTLWVATSGGLAQFQNSSTNFIALHHSHEHFPDISLTALAFDGSSLWIGSQSGFLYRRQRRGQRVFDDLAGGASGINTIKSHGNYLLIGHEGGVSVFNKRREHIISTKRNFPDFGIGAAVDLIEIKDDTLWVAARRGSDGGVFRLNGFSRIISDARFGDDSPLSAGDDFEWIQELYPLLSSPARVLFYDIYNNRIRYSDNFENMGIDKDRARFGDENITFVKRIDNRAFVGTEADYLWRSDDDRQFVVPGLVNNNRIRKLFVDSEQSLWILPLFDSEGPRHWSNALSRISRRGDVAYFNENTRGYGSLAGVSDEGFSGVAQVGDRIFFGYSGSPMREYNIRTNSWRIMLLDAINFTGSPDFPIFYETMPENFTSWAAIAGWNHVDVLLTDKNGIVWGTSWNHDPVEAPTVFAYDPNNNRFRFLLNFNRNGWRAPLSLAFTGRGDLLLGFGGIMGETDHSDSLWVIDANKNPFDENIPSADYRKSVIRVGSRATGLHTTGAGNVLIATTGEPRVFGYSRTLGARVFPIGNLPPSLSLNINDIAFEYSHELWSPGGTRIRNVFWVSSRDLGAKRIEIDEIITSDGFLDTVIYNVPQTALQTEFVLNAASGGINSATFAVAVDTVQNFLWVGGDRGITRMRLPERTVGASQQRNDFIFPNPFSLSRHEFITIPRVSQSSFVDVYTVSGKLVQSFNQNSPEWTQTVDGTFFYRWRIPSNLAPGTYIIAVKELESDRVARRNTKTYKLVIIP; via the coding sequence ATGATAAAAAATATCACAATTTTGTTGTTTTGCGCAGTTCTGTCATTTGCCTCGAACGTGCCGCTTAATATATTGAACTTTGCGCGGACAAACGGCGCTTTTGATGTCGTCAAGCAGAACGACACGCTTTGGGTTGCAACAAGCGGCGGTTTGGCGCAGTTTCAGAATTCAAGTACAAATTTTATTGCGCTTCACCACTCGCACGAGCATTTTCCCGATATTTCGCTTACCGCGCTTGCATTTGACGGCAGTTCGCTTTGGATAGGCTCTCAAAGCGGTTTTTTATACCGTCGTCAAAGGCGCGGACAGAGGGTATTTGACGATTTGGCAGGGGGTGCGTCAGGAATAAATACAATAAAATCACACGGAAACTATCTGCTTATCGGACACGAGGGTGGCGTTTCGGTGTTTAATAAAAGGCGGGAGCATATAATTTCAACCAAGCGGAATTTTCCCGATTTCGGTATCGGCGCCGCTGTGGATTTAATCGAAATTAAAGACGACACGCTTTGGGTAGCGGCAAGAAGGGGTTCGGATGGCGGAGTTTTTCGGTTGAATGGTTTTTCGCGCATTATTTCCGACGCAAGATTTGGCGACGATTCTCCCTTGTCGGCGGGGGATGATTTTGAGTGGATACAGGAACTTTATCCGTTGCTTTCTTCGCCTGCTCGCGTGCTTTTTTATGACATTTATAACAACAGAATTCGGTATTCAGATAATTTTGAAAATATGGGTATTGACAAAGATCGCGCAAGATTCGGCGATGAAAACATAACCTTTGTTAAAAGAATTGACAATCGGGCTTTTGTTGGGACTGAAGCAGATTATCTTTGGCGCTCGGACGACGACAGGCAGTTTGTAGTTCCGGGGCTTGTAAACAATAACCGCATCAGAAAATTATTTGTGGACAGCGAGCAATCGCTTTGGATTTTACCTTTATTTGACAGCGAGGGACCGAGGCATTGGTCAAATGCGCTCAGCAGAATATCGAGAAGAGGTGATGTGGCATACTTCAACGAAAACACCCGCGGCTACGGCAGTTTGGCGGGAGTTAGCGACGAAGGTTTCAGTGGTGTAGCCCAAGTTGGAGACAGAATATTTTTTGGGTATAGCGGCAGTCCGATGAGAGAGTATAATATCAGGACAAATTCTTGGAGAATAATGCTTCTTGACGCAATAAATTTTACGGGCAGTCCCGATTTTCCGATTTTTTATGAGACAATGCCTGAAAATTTTACGAGTTGGGCTGCTATAGCAGGCTGGAACCACGTGGACGTTCTGCTTACAGACAAAAACGGAATTGTTTGGGGGACTTCGTGGAACCACGACCCTGTTGAAGCGCCTACTGTTTTTGCGTATGACCCTAATAATAACAGATTTCGCTTTTTACTGAATTTTAATCGTAATGGTTGGAGAGCTCCTTTAAGTTTAGCGTTTACAGGCAGAGGCGATTTGCTTTTGGGCTTTGGAGGCATAATGGGCGAGACAGACCATAGTGATTCTCTATGGGTTATTGACGCAAACAAAAATCCGTTTGACGAAAATATACCGTCTGCCGATTACAGAAAAAGCGTAATTCGCGTTGGAAGCAGGGCGACAGGATTGCATACAACCGGAGCGGGAAATGTTTTAATCGCAACTACGGGGGAGCCGAGGGTGTTCGGCTACAGCAGAACTTTGGGCGCCCGTGTCTTTCCTATAGGAAACCTTCCGCCGAGTTTATCGCTTAATATAAATGACATAGCCTTTGAGTATTCACACGAATTGTGGTCGCCCGGCGGAACTCGAATAAGAAATGTCTTTTGGGTTTCGAGCAGAGACCTCGGCGCCAAACGAATTGAAATTGACGAAATTATAACGTCGGACGGTTTTTTGGATACTGTAATTTATAACGTTCCACAGACGGCATTACAAACGGAATTTGTGCTGAATGCGGCAAGCGGCGGCATAAATTCCGCAACGTTTGCAGTTGCAGTCGATACCGTTCAAAACTTTTTATGGGTCGGCGGCGACAGAGGAATTACGAGAATGCGTTTGCCCGAAAGAACTGTGGGCGCGTCGCAACAAAGGAACGATTTTATTTTTCCAAATCCGTTTTCGTTGAGCAGGCACGAATTTATTACTATTCCGAGAGTTTCGCAGAGCTCTTTTGTGGACGTTTATACCGTTTCGGGCAAATTGGTGCAATCGTTTAATCAAAATTCCCCCGAATGGACGCAAACTGTTGACGGAACATTTTTTTACAGGTGGCGAATACCCTCAAATCTCGCTCCCGGAACATATATTATAGCAGTGAAAGAACTGGAAAGCGACAGAGTTGCAAGACGAAACACAAAAACCTATAAATTAGTGATAATACCGTGA
- a CDS encoding glycosyltransferase family 2 protein has product MKITAAISTYNRLGMLKKAIVSVENQTFLPCELIIVDDNSSDGTKEYCENLSLDFPVIYLRNDKNSGVSFSRNRAIEQASGEYIAFLDDDDEWLSEKLQKQNEFAENGFDLIYTALTTQKNDKIYFHRRFPVFLGCFAGSTSTMMFNLATLRKIGGFDPRIESMEEYDLLIRLVRNRAKIKGIRVVLVKYFMADSGKLSGSLKKYFSSAKIIMSKTPFFLKPLQFMGLFRIFAQKTVKLREFREVLFKKRKG; this is encoded by the coding sequence GTGAAGATAACGGCGGCAATATCAACCTATAATCGGCTTGGTATGCTTAAAAAAGCGATAGTGTCGGTGGAAAATCAGACATTTTTGCCGTGTGAACTGATAATAGTCGATGATAATTCGAGCGACGGCACAAAAGAATATTGCGAAAATTTATCGCTTGATTTTCCTGTTATTTATCTTAGAAACGATAAAAATTCGGGCGTGTCTTTCAGCAGAAACAGAGCGATTGAGCAGGCAAGCGGCGAATATATCGCGTTTTTGGACGACGACGACGAATGGCTGAGCGAAAAACTGCAAAAACAAAATGAATTTGCCGAAAATGGTTTTGATTTAATTTACACGGCGCTGACTACGCAAAAAAACGATAAGATTTATTTTCACCGTCGCTTTCCGGTATTTCTCGGGTGTTTTGCAGGTTCTACTTCTACAATGATGTTCAATTTGGCAACTTTGCGAAAAATCGGCGGTTTTGACCCGCGTATTGAGTCAATGGAAGAGTACGATTTGTTAATTCGACTTGTAAGAAACAGAGCGAAAATCAAGGGGATAAGGGTTGTTCTTGTAAAATATTTTATGGCGGACAGCGGCAAACTTTCGGGTTCTCTTAAAAAATACTTTTCCTCCGCAAAAATTATAATGTCAAAAACGCCTTTTTTCTTAAAACCGTTGCAATTTATGGGTTTGTTTAGAATTTTTGCTCAAAAAACAGTGAAATTACGTGAGTTTCGTGAAGTGTTATTCAAAAAGCGGAAGGGATAA